The following are encoded together in the Bacillus sp. NP157 genome:
- the fabF gene encoding beta-ketoacyl-ACP synthase II, protein MSKRRVVVTGMGIVSPVGNDLATAWKNVVEGNSGIGPVTEFDASAYATRIAGEVRGFDPVDAFFDGTDMPEDERRAIAKDFKRMDPFIHYGIVAGTHAFRQSGLVITDENAGRVGVAAGAGIGGLHTIEGTALELAEKGPRKVSPFYVPSSIINMVAGNLSIYHGLKGPNIALVSACTTAAHNIGMAMRLIQYGDADAMLAGGAEFATTPTAMAGFCSAKAMSTRNDDPTHASRPWDTGRDGFLLSNGAGMLMLEEYEFAKARGATILAEIIGFGMSGDAYHITAPSGDGAELAMRNALHDAGLKAEDVQYVNAHGTSTPVGDMGEAKAIRSVFGEHATHKGKFAVSSTKSVTGHLLGAAGGVEAIFTILALRDGIIPPTMNLQDVDPEVAALGMDLVPNKAEKADLTVAISNSFGFGGTNGTLVFRRV, encoded by the coding sequence ATGAGCAAACGACGTGTGGTAGTGACCGGCATGGGCATCGTCTCGCCGGTCGGCAACGATCTCGCCACCGCCTGGAAGAACGTCGTCGAAGGTAACAGCGGCATTGGCCCGGTCACCGAATTCGACGCAAGCGCATACGCCACCCGCATCGCGGGCGAGGTGCGCGGTTTCGATCCCGTGGACGCGTTCTTCGACGGCACCGACATGCCCGAGGACGAACGCCGCGCCATCGCGAAAGACTTCAAGCGGATGGATCCGTTCATCCACTACGGCATCGTCGCCGGCACCCATGCGTTCCGTCAGTCGGGCCTGGTCATCACCGACGAGAACGCCGGTCGCGTGGGCGTCGCCGCTGGCGCGGGCATCGGTGGCCTGCACACCATCGAGGGCACCGCCCTCGAGCTGGCCGAGAAGGGCCCGCGCAAGGTGTCGCCGTTCTACGTGCCCAGCTCGATCATCAACATGGTGGCCGGCAACCTGTCGATCTACCACGGCCTGAAGGGCCCGAACATCGCGCTGGTCTCGGCCTGCACCACGGCCGCGCACAATATCGGCATGGCCATGCGCCTCATCCAATACGGCGATGCCGACGCGATGCTGGCCGGCGGTGCCGAGTTCGCCACCACGCCGACCGCCATGGCGGGCTTCTGCTCGGCCAAGGCGATGTCCACGCGCAACGACGATCCGACGCACGCCAGCCGTCCGTGGGACACCGGCCGTGACGGCTTCCTGCTGTCGAACGGCGCGGGCATGCTGATGCTCGAGGAATACGAGTTCGCGAAGGCGCGCGGTGCCACCATCCTGGCCGAGATCATCGGCTTCGGCATGAGCGGCGACGCGTACCACATCACCGCGCCGAGCGGCGACGGTGCCGAACTGGCCATGCGCAACGCGCTGCACGACGCCGGCCTGAAGGCGGAAGACGTGCAGTACGTCAACGCGCACGGCACGTCCACCCCGGTGGGCGACATGGGCGAAGCCAAGGCAATCCGCAGCGTGTTCGGCGAGCACGCCACGCACAAGGGCAAGTTTGCCGTGAGCTCCACCAAGTCGGTCACCGGCCACCTGCTGGGTGCCGCGGGCGGCGTGGAAGCGATCTTCACCATCCTGGCGCTGCGCGACGGCATCATCCCGCCGACCATGAACCTGCAGGACGTCGATCCCGAAGTCGCTGCGCTGGGCATGGACCTCGTGCCGAACAAGGCCGAGAAGGCCGACCTGACGGTGGCGATCTCCAACTCGTTCGGCTTCGGCGGTACCAACGGCACGCTCGTCTTCCGCCGCGTCTGA
- the pabC gene encoding aminodeoxychorismate lyase has product MTTRFSVDFRDAGEVPAGDRGFTYGDGLFETLRVVSGMAPLWHRHAARLREGCERLRLPVPPIDAVHAEVLRLCEGLDDAVVRITFTRGVGARGYALPTAPSPTLVVSASPLALDADATTHGIAVRLCELRLATQPALAGIKHLNRLEQVLARAEWNDDAYAEGLLSDMDGDLVCATAANLFAVFDGQLVTPPLERCGVAGVARAEIMATHGVQVARMNPGRLCEADEVFLTSAVRGMLPVRAFAARTWRPGPVTRALQAHWSALGLPLPNHPKDRDR; this is encoded by the coding sequence ATGACGACGCGCTTTTCCGTGGATTTCCGCGACGCTGGCGAGGTGCCAGCCGGCGACCGCGGATTCACCTACGGTGATGGCCTGTTTGAAACGCTGCGCGTTGTCTCCGGCATGGCGCCGCTGTGGCATCGCCATGCGGCCCGCCTGCGCGAAGGGTGCGAACGCCTGCGCCTGCCCGTGCCGCCCATCGATGCGGTGCATGCCGAGGTGTTGCGCCTGTGCGAAGGCCTCGACGACGCGGTGGTGCGGATCACGTTCACGCGTGGCGTCGGCGCACGTGGCTATGCGCTGCCGACCGCGCCGAGCCCCACGCTCGTCGTTTCCGCCTCGCCGCTGGCGCTGGATGCCGACGCCACCACGCATGGCATCGCCGTGCGGCTGTGCGAGCTTCGGCTTGCAACGCAGCCTGCGCTTGCCGGGATCAAGCACCTGAATCGGCTGGAACAGGTGCTGGCGCGTGCGGAATGGAATGACGACGCCTATGCCGAAGGCTTGCTCAGCGACATGGACGGCGACCTCGTGTGCGCGACGGCCGCGAACCTGTTCGCCGTGTTCGATGGCCAGCTGGTGACGCCCCCGCTGGAGCGCTGCGGCGTGGCCGGCGTCGCCAGGGCCGAAATCATGGCGACGCACGGCGTGCAGGTGGCCCGGATGAACCCGGGGCGACTGTGCGAGGCCGACGAGGTCTTCCTCACGTCGGCTGTTCGCGGCATGCTCCCGGTCCGGGCCTTCGCGGCCCGCACGTGGCGACCCGGTCCCGTGACCCGCGCGCTACAGGCGCACTGGTCCGCGCTGGGCCTGCCCTTACCGAACCATCCGAAGGATCGTGATCGATGA
- a CDS encoding PIG-L family deacetylase — MPHAPVIDGTTRLLVVAPHPDDESLAAGMLIQRCLALGGSVDVLLLTDGDDNPWPQRFMERRIVIGARDRARWGARRRREVAAALARLGVGPERLHALGWHDMQVTDELRHRHPAAVGAIRAVLACVRPTLVVIPDLGDSHPDHGAAHVLARLALAAEGATADVLTYMVHGTEASAPEDLLVPDLDPGRQATKIEAVLEHATQMFLSRKRMLGVAARPERFDRPPSSEAGDMLRLPWRPGACARTRLRVLLADGQGARHWRWADAPLEREGDDWLLALRPVPGPCFVKLTADLSTPWIYDRYGWVCQDPEPAGLVARPVA; from the coding sequence GTGCCCCACGCCCCCGTCATCGACGGCACCACCCGGCTCCTCGTGGTCGCGCCGCACCCGGACGACGAATCGCTTGCCGCCGGGATGCTGATCCAGCGCTGCCTCGCGCTCGGCGGCAGCGTGGACGTGCTCCTGCTCACCGACGGCGACGACAATCCGTGGCCACAGCGTTTCATGGAGCGGCGGATCGTCATCGGCGCGCGCGATCGCGCGCGCTGGGGTGCCCGGCGGCGCAGGGAAGTGGCCGCGGCGCTGGCCCGGCTGGGCGTCGGCCCCGAGCGGCTGCACGCACTGGGCTGGCATGACATGCAGGTCACCGACGAGTTGCGCCATCGCCATCCGGCGGCGGTCGGGGCGATCCGCGCCGTGCTGGCCTGCGTGCGGCCCACCCTGGTGGTCATTCCCGACCTGGGCGACAGCCATCCGGACCATGGCGCGGCGCACGTGCTGGCCCGCCTTGCCCTGGCCGCCGAGGGCGCCACGGCCGACGTACTCACTTATATGGTGCACGGCACCGAGGCCAGCGCGCCCGAGGACCTGCTCGTCCCCGACCTTGACCCGGGCCGCCAGGCCACCAAGATAGAGGCGGTCCTCGAGCATGCCACTCAGATGTTCCTCAGCCGCAAGCGTATGCTTGGCGTCGCGGCACGTCCGGAGCGGTTCGACCGGCCGCCGTCGTCCGAGGCTGGCGACATGCTGCGGCTGCCATGGCGGCCCGGTGCCTGTGCCCGCACCCGCCTGCGGGTGCTGTTGGCGGACGGGCAGGGCGCTCGCCACTGGCGCTGGGCCGACGCGCCACTGGAGCGGGAGGGCGACGACTGGCTGCTGGCCCTGCGCCCCGTGCCCGGTCCGTGCTTCGTCAAGCTCACTGCCGACCTCTCCACGCCGTGGATCTACGATCGCTACGGCTGGGTTTGCCAGGATCCCGAGCCCGCCGGGCTTGTGGCGCGCCCGGTGGCCTAG
- the fabG gene encoding 3-oxoacyl-ACP reductase FabG: MTHTLNGEIALVTGASRGIGAAIADRLAALGATVYGTATSENGAKAIGERLAAHGGQGRVLDVTNPEAIDALVDEIAKSSGALSILVNNAGITRDQLLMRMKEEDWSAIMDTNLTSVFRTSKAVMRGMMKARKGRIISIASVVGVTGNPGQANYAAAKAGIIAFSKSLAREIGSRGITVNVVAPGFIDTDMTRALPEEQRQALLSGIALGHLGDSQDIAEAVAFLASPAAKYITGETLHVNGGMYMP; this comes from the coding sequence ATGACCCACACCCTGAACGGTGAAATCGCGCTGGTCACCGGCGCCAGCCGCGGCATCGGCGCCGCCATCGCCGACCGCCTTGCCGCGCTGGGCGCGACCGTGTACGGCACCGCGACCAGCGAAAACGGCGCGAAAGCCATCGGCGAGCGGCTCGCCGCCCACGGCGGCCAAGGCCGCGTCCTCGACGTGACCAACCCCGAAGCCATCGATGCCTTGGTCGACGAGATCGCCAAAAGCTCCGGCGCGTTGTCGATCCTGGTGAACAATGCGGGCATCACCCGCGACCAGCTCCTCATGCGCATGAAGGAAGAGGACTGGAGCGCCATCATGGATACCAACCTGACCTCGGTGTTCCGCACCTCGAAGGCCGTGATGCGCGGGATGATGAAGGCGCGCAAGGGCCGCATCATCAGCATCGCCTCGGTGGTCGGCGTGACCGGCAACCCGGGCCAGGCCAATTACGCGGCGGCGAAGGCCGGCATCATCGCCTTCTCCAAGTCGCTGGCCCGCGAGATCGGCTCGCGCGGCATCACCGTGAACGTGGTGGCTCCGGGCTTCATCGACACCGACATGACCCGTGCCCTGCCGGAAGAACAGCGCCAGGCACTGCTCTCGGGCATTGCACTGGGCCACCTGGGCGACAGCCAGGACATCGCCGAGGCCGTGGCCTTCCTGGCCTCGCCGGCCGCGAAGTACATTACGGGCGAAACCCTGCACGTCAACGGCGGCATGTATATGCCCTGA
- the mltG gene encoding endolytic transglycosylase MltG, with amino-acid sequence MKVRGVAPWRAIVLVVLLAAIAAGGWLWFDWARFARSPLAVSSTGQSIDVARGSSFKDIVRDLHDRGATQAPSLYWRALALQMHASGRLHAGEFALRQGMTPRDLINDMATGKVMQRNFTIVDGWTFADLRRALGAVDTLRHDSADADDAALMKRIGADGEMPEGRFLPETYAYVKGDTDSSILKRAYAAMAKTLDAAWSGRAQDLPLASPYEALILASIVEKETGRADERPRIAGVFVRRLQQHILLQTDPTVIYGMGASYAGNIHKSDLTTDTPYNTYTRAGLPPTPIALPGRPAIEAALHPAEGKELYFVARGDGSHVFSATLEDHNRAVACYQLKRCQ; translated from the coding sequence ATGAAAGTGCGTGGCGTCGCCCCCTGGCGCGCGATCGTGTTGGTGGTTTTGCTGGCCGCCATCGCGGCCGGCGGATGGCTCTGGTTCGACTGGGCGCGCTTTGCGCGCTCACCGCTGGCGGTGTCGTCCACCGGGCAGAGCATCGACGTGGCGCGCGGTTCGTCGTTCAAGGACATCGTCCGCGACCTGCACGATCGCGGCGCGACCCAGGCGCCGTCGTTGTACTGGCGCGCCCTGGCCCTGCAGATGCATGCCTCCGGCCGCCTGCACGCGGGTGAATTCGCATTGCGCCAGGGCATGACGCCGCGCGACCTGATCAACGACATGGCCACGGGCAAGGTCATGCAGCGCAACTTCACCATCGTCGATGGCTGGACCTTCGCCGACCTGCGTCGCGCCCTCGGCGCCGTCGACACGCTCAGGCACGACTCGGCGGACGCGGACGACGCAGCGCTGATGAAGCGCATCGGCGCCGATGGCGAGATGCCCGAGGGGCGTTTCCTGCCGGAGACGTACGCCTATGTGAAAGGCGACACCGACAGCAGCATCCTCAAGCGTGCCTACGCGGCGATGGCGAAGACCCTGGACGCGGCCTGGAGCGGCCGTGCGCAGGACCTGCCGCTGGCTAGTCCCTATGAGGCGCTGATCCTCGCGTCCATCGTCGAGAAGGAAACGGGCAGGGCGGATGAGCGTCCGCGCATCGCCGGGGTGTTCGTCCGCCGCCTGCAGCAGCACATCCTGTTGCAGACCGATCCGACGGTGATCTACGGCATGGGCGCCAGTTACGCCGGCAACATCCACAAGAGCGACCTCACTACCGACACGCCCTACAATACGTATACGCGTGCCGGCTTGCCGCCCACGCCGATCGCCCTCCCGGGGCGCCCGGCGATCGAAGCGGCCCTGCATCCGGCCGAGGGCAAGGAGCTGTACTTCGTCGCCCGCGGCGATGGCAGCCACGTGTTCTCGGCTACCCTCGAAGACCATAACCGGGCCGTGGCCTGCTACCAGTTGAAGCGATGCCAGTGA
- the tmk gene encoding dTMP kinase, with protein sequence MPVTQRGRLITLEGGEGAGKSTLLRGLEAHLRERGADLVVTREPGGTDVGEAVRGVVLDATNNALCAEAELLLMFASRAQLVRQVIEPALAAGRWVLCDRFTDASYAYQGGGRGQPIERIAELERWAALGLKPDLTLLLDLPVSQGRARAAGRGEADRIEVESDAFFERIRAAYRERAAAEPARFRVLDASALPDAVLAEAVAGLAGLFAERVS encoded by the coding sequence ATGCCAGTGACCCAGCGCGGACGGTTGATCACCCTTGAAGGCGGCGAAGGCGCCGGCAAGAGCACGCTGCTGCGCGGGCTCGAGGCACACCTGCGCGAGCGCGGGGCCGATCTGGTGGTGACCCGTGAGCCCGGCGGCACCGACGTGGGCGAGGCCGTGCGCGGGGTGGTTCTGGATGCCACCAACAACGCGCTGTGCGCCGAAGCCGAACTGCTGCTGATGTTCGCCTCGCGTGCCCAACTGGTGCGCCAGGTGATCGAACCCGCACTGGCCGCCGGCCGCTGGGTCCTGTGCGACCGCTTCACCGACGCCAGCTATGCCTACCAGGGCGGTGGCCGTGGCCAGCCGATAGAGCGGATCGCCGAACTCGAGCGCTGGGCGGCACTCGGCCTCAAGCCGGACCTCACCCTGCTGCTCGACCTGCCGGTGAGCCAGGGCCGCGCCCGCGCCGCTGGCCGTGGCGAGGCCGACCGGATCGAGGTCGAAAGCGACGCCTTCTTCGAGCGCATCCGGGCCGCCTATCGTGAGCGCGCGGCGGCGGAGCCGGCGCGTTTCCGCGTGCTCGATGCGAGCGCGCTGCCGGATGCCGTGCTGGCAGAGGCCGTCGCTGGCCTCGCCGGGCTCTTCGCGGAGCGGGTGTCGTGA
- a CDS encoding aminodeoxychorismate synthase component I gives MAFTTRTLAGRRDLLAPAALFPARYPALLASAVTGTAQSRFDILFAGGDASLALDAQGALRDENGEPVDGTFLDALDRAWAGRRRQRVDDGLPFHGGWVVYLGYELAAQVEPSLRLPASRGEVPVAFALRAPAAAIVDHVEGRTILVAEEGATHWLDTLEADLAVAMPDLPLAIPARVDEDAPERFLAGVRRIHEHLRAGDTFQVNLSRRWTARFDDAPAPAALMQALRRANPAPFAGLLQHAGWAIVSSSPERLVESRDGVLQTRPIAGTRPRVAGDDDAARIRELATHPKERAEHVMLIDLERNDLGRVCVPGSVRVDELMVVESYAHVHHIVSNVRGRAREGVTPGEVIAATFPGGTITGCPKVRCMQIIGDIEQEPRGAYTGALGYLDDSGDMDLNILIRTLTAEGRDVSLRAGAGIVTDSVPDRELDETRAKARGLLRIFGAA, from the coding sequence TTGGCTTTTACGACGCGAACCCTTGCCGGCCGGCGCGATCTCCTCGCGCCGGCCGCGCTGTTTCCGGCGCGCTATCCCGCCTTGCTTGCGTCGGCCGTGACCGGCACGGCGCAATCGCGCTTCGACATCCTCTTCGCTGGTGGCGATGCGTCGCTCGCGCTGGATGCGCAGGGCGCGTTGCGCGACGAGAACGGTGAGCCGGTCGACGGCACCTTCCTCGATGCACTGGATCGCGCCTGGGCTGGCCGGCGACGCCAGCGCGTCGACGACGGCCTGCCGTTCCACGGTGGCTGGGTGGTGTACCTCGGCTATGAACTGGCGGCGCAGGTCGAACCGTCACTGAGGCTGCCGGCCTCGCGCGGCGAGGTCCCCGTGGCGTTCGCGTTGCGTGCGCCGGCGGCGGCGATCGTCGACCACGTGGAGGGACGCACCATCCTCGTGGCCGAGGAGGGCGCCACGCACTGGCTGGATACGCTCGAAGCCGACCTCGCCGTGGCCATGCCGGACCTCCCGCTCGCGATCCCCGCCCGCGTGGACGAAGACGCGCCGGAACGATTCCTTGCCGGCGTCCGTCGTATCCACGAACACCTGCGCGCGGGTGACACCTTCCAGGTCAACCTGTCGCGCCGCTGGACGGCCCGTTTCGACGACGCGCCCGCGCCCGCTGCGTTGATGCAGGCCCTGCGTCGCGCGAATCCCGCACCGTTCGCCGGCCTGCTGCAGCATGCGGGCTGGGCCATCGTCAGTTCCTCGCCGGAGCGCCTGGTCGAGTCGCGCGATGGCGTGCTGCAGACCCGGCCGATCGCGGGTACCCGCCCGCGCGTCGCCGGTGACGACGATGCCGCGCGTATCCGCGAACTCGCCACACATCCGAAGGAACGCGCCGAGCACGTGATGCTCATCGATCTCGAGCGCAACGACCTCGGCCGCGTCTGCGTGCCGGGCAGCGTGCGCGTCGACGAGCTGATGGTCGTGGAGAGCTATGCGCACGTGCACCACATCGTTTCGAACGTGCGCGGCCGGGCCCGCGAAGGCGTGACGCCGGGTGAAGTCATCGCGGCGACTTTCCCGGGCGGCACGATTACCGGGTGCCCGAAAGTCCGCTGCATGCAGATCATCGGCGACATCGAGCAGGAGCCGCGCGGCGCCTACACCGGTGCGCTGGGTTACCTCGACGATAGTGGCGACATGGACCTCAACATCCTTATCCGCACGTTGACGGCTGAAGGGCGTGATGTCTCGCTGCGCGCCGGTGCGGGCATCGTGACCGACTCCGTCCCGGACCGGGAGCTGGACGAGACGCGGGCCAAGGCGCGCGGTTTGCTGCGGATCTTCGGCGCGGCATGA
- the fabD gene encoding ACP S-malonyltransferase has translation MTSTSASLAIVFPGQGSQSVGMLAELAAAHPEVEATFAEASDGAGVDLWDIARNGPEEKLNSTENTQPALLAASVAVWRVYLKQGGKLPAYLSGHSLGEYSALVAAGALSLKNAAGLVAERGRLMQAAVPPGVGAMAAILGGDDAQIAQVCAEVAEGQVVAPANFNSPGQLVIAGHAEAVDRALARLAELGVKKAVKLAVSVPSHCMLMRDAADRLGERMAAIEWSMPSIPVVQNADATVHASLDDIRGALQRQLYLPVRWTECVQALAAHGVTQILECGPGKVLSGLVKRIDKSVDARPIGSPAELDAAVQA, from the coding sequence ATGACCTCGACCAGCGCCTCGCTCGCTATCGTTTTCCCCGGCCAGGGTTCGCAGTCCGTCGGCATGCTTGCCGAGCTGGCCGCCGCCCACCCGGAAGTGGAAGCCACCTTCGCGGAAGCATCCGACGGTGCCGGCGTGGACCTCTGGGACATCGCCCGGAACGGTCCGGAAGAAAAGCTCAACAGCACTGAAAACACCCAGCCGGCCCTGCTGGCCGCCAGCGTTGCCGTGTGGCGCGTGTACCTGAAGCAGGGCGGCAAGCTGCCGGCCTACCTTTCGGGCCATAGCCTGGGCGAGTACAGCGCCCTCGTGGCCGCCGGCGCACTGTCGCTGAAAAACGCCGCCGGCCTCGTCGCCGAGCGCGGCCGCCTGATGCAGGCCGCCGTGCCGCCGGGCGTGGGCGCCATGGCCGCCATCCTCGGCGGTGACGACGCACAGATCGCCCAGGTTTGCGCGGAAGTGGCCGAAGGCCAGGTGGTCGCCCCGGCCAACTTCAATTCGCCCGGCCAGCTGGTGATCGCCGGCCACGCCGAGGCCGTGGACCGCGCGCTGGCGCGGCTGGCCGAGCTTGGCGTGAAGAAGGCGGTGAAACTTGCCGTTTCGGTGCCTTCGCACTGCATGTTGATGCGCGATGCCGCCGATCGCCTGGGCGAGCGGATGGCGGCGATCGAGTGGTCGATGCCGTCCATCCCGGTCGTGCAGAACGCCGACGCCACCGTGCATGCGTCCCTGGACGACATCCGCGGCGCCCTGCAACGCCAGCTTTACCTGCCCGTGCGCTGGACCGAATGCGTCCAGGCCCTTGCCGCCCATGGCGTCACCCAGATCCTCGAATGCGGCCCGGGCAAGGTCCTTTCCGGCCTGGTCAAGCGCATCGACAAGTCGGTGGACGCCCGGCCCATCGGCAGCCCGGCCGAGCTCGACGCCGCCGTGCAGGCCTGA
- the holB gene encoding DNA polymerase III subunit delta', translated as MTARPWHAEAWARLQARRERDALPHALLLAGPAGLGKREFLADFVKGLLCQRPVDGMPCGTCRSCLLVAAGTHPDIVGITFGLRKDGGTRTEVVVDQIRDLSQRLAMSSQFGGWQVATIDPADAMNAAAANALLKTLEEPTPSTLLVLVADEPARLPATIRSRCQRIDFLVPSHEVSLAWLREQGVADGPAALEAAGGNPGLARDWAANGTLKQRSEVRHDLKALAAGRGDAMEVVKRWQATDPARYVWFAAQAATDELRARASGKPAPLESQLDDESLDAWYGKANRARDALRGPLRTDLVLLELIAAWR; from the coding sequence GTGACGGCGCGGCCCTGGCACGCCGAGGCCTGGGCCCGGCTGCAGGCCCGGCGCGAGCGCGATGCCCTGCCACACGCCCTGCTGCTCGCGGGGCCCGCGGGCCTCGGCAAGCGCGAATTCCTGGCCGACTTCGTCAAGGGGCTGCTCTGCCAGCGCCCCGTCGATGGCATGCCGTGCGGCACCTGCCGCAGCTGCCTGCTGGTGGCGGCGGGCACTCACCCGGACATCGTCGGCATCACGTTCGGCCTGCGCAAGGATGGTGGCACCCGCACCGAAGTCGTCGTCGACCAGATTCGCGACCTGTCGCAGCGGCTGGCCATGTCCAGCCAGTTCGGCGGCTGGCAGGTGGCAACGATCGACCCGGCCGACGCGATGAACGCGGCCGCCGCCAATGCCTTGCTGAAGACGCTGGAAGAGCCCACGCCGTCGACGCTGCTGGTGCTGGTGGCGGATGAACCGGCGCGCTTGCCGGCCACGATCCGCAGCCGCTGCCAGCGCATCGATTTCCTGGTGCCCTCGCACGAGGTGTCGCTGGCCTGGCTGCGCGAGCAGGGCGTGGCCGACGGCCCGGCCGCCCTCGAGGCAGCGGGCGGTAACCCCGGGCTGGCTCGTGACTGGGCGGCCAATGGCACGCTGAAGCAGCGCAGTGAAGTGCGCCACGACCTGAAGGCGCTGGCGGCGGGTCGCGGCGATGCGATGGAAGTGGTCAAGCGCTGGCAGGCGACCGACCCCGCGCGCTACGTCTGGTTCGCCGCACAGGCGGCCACCGATGAACTGCGTGCCCGCGCGTCGGGCAAGCCGGCGCCGCTGGAGAGCCAGCTCGACGACGAGTCGCTGGACGCCTGGTACGGCAAGGCCAACCGGGCACGCGACGCATTGCGTGGCCCGCTGCGCACCGACCTCGTCTTGCTGGAACTGATCGCCGCCTGGCGTTGA
- the ndhC gene encoding NADH-quinone oxidoreductase subunit A gives MVLGVLAGPRRPDAEKLSPYECGFEAFEDARMKFDVRYYLIAILFIIFDLEIAFLFPWAVVFDKIGIVALVEMALFLALLVVGFAYVWKKGALEWE, from the coding sequence ATGGTGCTCGGCGTGCTCGCCGGCCCGCGCCGACCCGATGCGGAAAAACTTTCGCCTTACGAGTGCGGCTTCGAGGCATTCGAGGACGCGCGCATGAAATTCGATGTGCGGTATTACCTCATCGCCATCCTCTTCATTATTTTCGACCTCGAAATCGCCTTCCTTTTCCCGTGGGCCGTGGTGTTCGACAAGATCGGCATCGTCGCCCTGGTTGAAATGGCGCTGTTCCTTGCGCTGCTGGTGGTCGGTTTCGCTTACGTGTGGAAGAAGGGAGCGCTCGAATGGGAGTGA
- a CDS encoding PilZ domain-containing protein codes for MNASTQSPRQGILSLKIKDVNSLYISYMPFLKTGGLFAPTAQRYNLGDEVALLVTLIDDNERLSVAGKVVWITPVGAQGNRTAGVGIQFNESPESEGARQRIEALLAGTLNSERPTQTM; via the coding sequence ATGAATGCTTCCACCCAGTCGCCGCGCCAGGGCATCCTGTCGCTGAAGATCAAGGACGTGAATTCCCTGTACATCTCGTACATGCCGTTCCTGAAAACCGGCGGCCTGTTTGCGCCGACCGCCCAGCGCTACAACCTTGGCGACGAGGTGGCCTTGCTGGTTACCCTCATCGACGACAACGAGCGGTTGTCGGTGGCGGGCAAGGTGGTCTGGATCACCCCGGTCGGCGCGCAGGGCAACCGCACTGCGGGCGTGGGCATCCAGTTCAACGAGTCCCCGGAAAGCGAAGGCGCCCGCCAGCGCATCGAGGCACTCCTCGCAGGCACCCTCAACTCCGAGCGTCCGACGCAGACGATGTAA
- the acpP gene encoding acyl carrier protein — protein MSTIEERVKKIVVEQLGVKEDEVTNNASFVDDLGADSLDTVELVMALEEEFETEIPDEDAEKITTVQQAIDYINAHQKG, from the coding sequence ATGAGCACCATCGAAGAACGCGTCAAGAAGATCGTCGTCGAGCAGCTGGGCGTCAAGGAAGATGAAGTCACCAACAACGCATCGTTCGTGGACGATCTCGGCGCGGATTCGCTGGACACCGTTGAACTGGTGATGGCTCTCGAAGAAGAGTTCGAGACCGAGATCCCGGACGAAGACGCCGAGAAGATCACCACCGTTCAGCAGGCCATCGATTACATCAACGCCCACCAGAAGGGCTGA